A stretch of the Pseudoalteromonas phenolica genome encodes the following:
- a CDS encoding tryptophan halogenase family protein, with amino-acid sequence MQNKINNVVIVGGGTAGWMTANLLARVLGKSINVTLLESEDIPTVGVGEATIPPIMQFNQAIGVNELDFMQASKATIKLGIQFENWLKPNHHYMHAFGSIGKNFPFCDFNHFWLKQQNKNDQVDNLTYWDFSLNYQAAKHNKFQKLKHLPNTNLPGIAYAYHFDAGLYAKFLTEHGKQQGVKHVIGTVKQVNQNHETGFIEGLLLDNDTQLSGDLFIDCTGMHALLIEKTLSTGYDDWSHWLPCDRAMAVPSENAETVVPYTRSIAHHVGWQWQIPLQHRTGNGLVYSSKHMSDEEAKQTLLGNLPGKPLNDPRIIKFRTGRRRKIWNKNVISIGLSSGFLEPLESTNIHLVQSVATRLLKFFPHNGISQTLVDEFNRLCKTEVEGIRDFIILHYKLNARTDSPFWRLCQQMDVPDTLKTKIELFKQTGKVHCEPNDLFTEIAWQQVMLGQGVTPADIHPLVDGLSDEQIKDMMESLRTLVDKTVENMPTHQDFLSSLT; translated from the coding sequence ATGCAAAACAAGATTAATAATGTCGTCATCGTTGGTGGTGGCACAGCAGGCTGGATGACAGCCAACTTACTCGCCAGAGTGCTAGGTAAAAGCATTAATGTGACTTTACTTGAGTCAGAAGACATCCCGACTGTTGGTGTTGGCGAAGCAACTATCCCACCGATTATGCAATTCAACCAAGCCATTGGTGTGAATGAGCTCGATTTTATGCAAGCGTCTAAAGCCACGATTAAGCTTGGTATTCAGTTCGAGAATTGGCTGAAACCTAACCATCACTATATGCATGCCTTTGGTAGCATAGGAAAAAACTTCCCGTTTTGTGACTTTAATCACTTCTGGCTAAAACAGCAGAATAAAAATGATCAAGTTGATAACCTCACTTATTGGGATTTCTCACTTAATTACCAAGCAGCTAAGCACAACAAATTCCAAAAGCTCAAACACCTCCCAAACACTAATCTGCCAGGCATTGCCTACGCCTATCATTTTGATGCGGGATTATACGCCAAGTTTTTAACTGAACACGGTAAGCAGCAAGGGGTTAAACATGTCATCGGCACGGTGAAACAAGTAAATCAAAACCACGAAACGGGTTTTATCGAAGGCTTGTTACTAGATAACGATACACAGCTTAGCGGCGACTTATTTATAGACTGTACCGGCATGCATGCCCTACTTATCGAAAAGACACTCAGCACAGGCTATGATGATTGGTCACATTGGTTACCTTGCGACCGCGCTATGGCAGTCCCGAGTGAGAACGCAGAAACCGTTGTGCCTTACACACGTTCTATTGCCCATCATGTTGGCTGGCAGTGGCAGATACCATTGCAACACAGAACAGGCAATGGTTTAGTGTATAGTTCTAAGCACATGAGCGACGAAGAAGCCAAACAAACACTACTGGGTAATCTGCCGGGCAAACCACTTAACGATCCTAGGATCATCAAATTTAGAACAGGTCGTCGCAGAAAAATCTGGAATAAGAACGTCATCAGTATTGGTCTATCAAGTGGCTTTTTAGAACCATTAGAATCAACCAATATTCATCTTGTGCAAAGTGTTGCTACGCGTTTACTCAAGTTCTTTCCGCATAATGGCATTAGCCAAACCTTAGTCGATGAGTTTAACCGCTTGTGCAAAACCGAAGTTGAAGGCATTCGAGACTTTATTATCTTGCATTACAAGTTAAATGCTCGAACTGACAGCCCGTTTTGGCGACTGTGTCAGCAAATGGATGTTCCCGACACGCTGAAAACTAAAATTGAGCTATTTAAACAAACTGGCAAAGTGCACTGCGAACCAAATGATTTATTTACCGAAATCGCTTGGCAACAAGTGATGCTTGGTCAAGGTGTCACGCCAGCCGATATTCACCCTCTTGTTGATGGGTTAAGTGACGAACAAATCAAAGACATGATGGAAAGTTTGAGAACGCTGGTCGATAAAACAGTTGAAAACATGCCTACTCACCAAGACTTTTTGTCTTCCTTAACCTAA